In ANME-2 cluster archaeon, the DNA window CTCTCTATGGGTATGGACAGTGCAGTGGAAATAATGACAGGTGAGATCACAGCACTTGATCTGACATTTTCCGATACTGCTTTTTTAGAGATAAGAGGTTATGATAAACTTCATAGATTAAGATTCGGGACAATGCGGCGTTCTTTTACAGATATGAAAGACAGCGATATCGCTTCATCCATTGCTTCGGAAGTAGGTCTGACCCCTGAAGTTGAAGATTCCCAAAAAACACACCTTTATATTTTCCAGAATGACCAGAGCAATTACGAATTCTTGCTTGAACGCGGAAAGCGTATTGGCTTTGAGATGCTTGTAAATAATGATACATTTATCTTTCGAAAATCACAGGAAGATAAAACACCTGAATTAACTCTTGAGTATGGTGTGGATCTTGATAGCTTTTCAGTACAGATTAAAACACTGACAGAAGGAAGCCAGATTGAAGTAAGGGGCTGGGACATCAAGAAAAAAGAAGAGATAATATCTACTGTTTCAAGCGGAAGTGAGAATACTAAAATGGCAGGTGAGGAATCAGGTTATTATTTTTCAGAAAGTGTTTTTGGTTCATCTTCGGTTTGCATTGTAGATGATATGATCACTGATACTGATGAAGCGCAGAATATTGCAAAAGCAAAATATAACCTTATGCTTAAAGAGTTCATATCCGGTGAGGGGGAATGTATGGGGAATCCTTTGATTAGAGCAGGCATAACTGTCGAGATCAAAGGGTTCGGAGAACGGATCAGCGGAATATATTATGTGATCTCTACAGTACATTCAATCAAAGAAGGAGTATATACAACAACCTTTAAAGTGAGGAGAACCGGCATATGAGTATTACTGATATCTTAGAGCAGAAAAAAAGATCAGATTCAAGAATATATGGTGTTGTAGTCGGGATTGTTACTAATAATAAAGATACTGAAAAACTTGGACGCATAAAGGTCAAGATCCCCCGTTTAAGTGGTGAGGATGAATCGAACTGGGCAAGAGTAACATCTTTTATGGCAGGAAAAGAGAGAGGTGCATTTTTCTTACCGGAAGTTGATGATGAGGTGTTAGTGGCTTTTGAATATGGTGATATTAACATGCCGTATGTCATCGGATCATTGTGGAATGGAAAGGATGTACCTCCTGAAAATAACAGCGATGGAAAGAATAACATAAGAGTGATCCGCTCCAGGAGCGGGCATGTGATAACACTTGATGATAGTGATGGATCAGAACAGATAA includes these proteins:
- a CDS encoding phage late control D family protein: MINVASFKLLFDGNELSDELLMAVKEVTFEDEINLPAMFVIKLNIVNFMQGTWKGIDLESFKPGDSVKLSMGMDSAVEIMTGEITALDLTFSDTAFLEIRGYDKLHRLRFGTMRRSFTDMKDSDIASSIASEVGLTPEVEDSQKTHLYIFQNDQSNYEFLLERGKRIGFEMLVNNDTFIFRKSQEDKTPELTLEYGVDLDSFSVQIKTLTEGSQIEVRGWDIKKKEEIISTVSSGSENTKMAGEESGYYFSESVFGSSSVCIVDDMITDTDEAQNIAKAKYNLMLKEFISGEGECMGNPLIRAGITVEIKGFGERISGIYYVISTVHSIKEGVYTTTFKVRRTGI
- a CDS encoding phage tail protein: MSITDILEQKKRSDSRIYGVVVGIVTNNKDTEKLGRIKVKIPRLSGEDESNWARVTSFMAGKERGAFFLPEVDDEVLVAFEYGDINMPYVIGSLWNGKDVPPENNSDGKNNIRVIRSRSGHVITLDDSDGSEQIKIMDKTEKNMIIIDTKNNTISIKSDKDIELSAPNGKVTIEAMDIETKSTASTKIEATSSVDVKASGNLNIKGAMVNIN